Genomic DNA from Paenibacillus donghaensis:
ATCAACGGGCGAATGAACCAATGAACCCGGGCTAGCGAACCAACCAACCAACCAACCAACCAACCAACCAACGTGCAGGCATATTGGCAGGCGATCAGCAGCGGGGTGGCGCGTCAGTCCGGCAACAGGAGAATGTACATAGGTAACCACAGAAACGGCAGAAATGCCGTTTTTTCTTTTCCGCGTGCCCAGAGGCACGCCTAGAGTAAAAGGTTGATTAAATTCAGCCCTTTACTCTAGATAGACATTCACTTTTCTACAAAAAAGCACAATGGAGAGGCCAGCATTCAACGCCAGGCTATTGACAAAAAACAACAATCGCCTTAGACTTTTAAATGATATTGATAATCATTATCAAAAAGGGGATTAGTAAAATGAAGCATGCAAGAAACCAAAAGCTGTACATCTTGTTAAGCATATTGTTTGTAATGGTAATCGTTGTATCCGGCTGTGGCGGTGGAACCCAAAACACCTCCTCCAACACTGCCAATCAGGCTCAGGCTGCTGAACCAACTGCCGAATCTACTGCCAAGCCTGCAGCAACCAGTACGCCAGAGCCAGCGGAGACCGGGACGCGCATTATCAAAACGGCTATGGGTGATCTGGAAGTACCGGTTAATCCGCAGCGGGTGGTTGTCAACTGGTACATCGGTGATGTGTTCACCTTGGGGATCAAGCCGGTAGCGCTCAATGCCTGGTCGCAGGAAACGATGCCATTCTTCGATCAATTTGCGGGTATCCCGAAGATTGAGAATTGGGAAGCTGAAGATATTCTAACCTATGATCCCGATCTGATTATTACCTATGATCCGCAGGATTTCGAGAAGCTGTCCAAAATCGCACCGGTACTCGTCATCCCAGAAGGCGATGTCAATACGACGGAACGGTTGGCGATTCTAGGCGAAGCTACAGGCCATGAAGCCGAGGCCCAGGCGGCCATTGCTACTTTTGAGCAGAAACTGGCTGAAGCCAAGGAGCAGCTGGGAGCAGATATATTTAAAGATAAAACCTTCAGCATCTTCGAGGACTGGGGCCGTGACTCGTACGGAATCTACTATGAGACAGGTTCACGCGGGGGTACATTGCTCTACGAATATCTGGGGCTGAAGAAACCCGAGAAGATGGAGCAGCTGGTCACAAGTTCGGGTGAAGGCCGCGGTTCGTTGTCCTATGAGGTGGCTTCGGAATACTTCGGCGATTATGTGCTCTGGTTTCTGCAGGAGGACAAAGAGTCTGAATATGCCAAAACTGAAATTTGGAACAGCATCCCGGCAGTGCAGGCTGGCCATATTGTTGAAATCCCTGGTGAATACTCCGGGCTGTTCTATTACTCCGATGTTGCCAGTATGACAGCACAGCTTGATTACATTATTGGCCGGTTGCTGGAACAGGTGAAGTGAGCCATGCAGAACTTGAAATTATCGGTGTAACAGATGTCTACTCAACGGGAACCTACTAAAAAAGGAATGCAGAACTTCGCCGTGTTCATGATGGCGGGCTTAGTCTTACTGGTGCTAGCGGTTGCGGCCTCCATCTCCTTCGGGGCTGCGCAGATGAATCTGAAGCTTGCCTGGGGGGCGGTGTTCCAGTTTGATCCGGCACTTACCGAGCATCAGATCATCCGTACCTTTCGTCTCCCGCGGACGGTTGCCGATATACTGGTCGGCTGCAGCCTCGCCGTCTGCGGCTCAGTCATGCAAGGGACAACCCGCAATCCGCTTGCAGACTCGGGGTTGATCGGAATCAGCTCTGGGTCCACCTTGGCCATTGCCCTGTGCATGGCTTATCTGCCAGGAAGGACATATGCGGATACGATGCTCTTCTCTTGTCTGGGAGCAGCTTTAGCTACCGGGATTACATATTATATGGCCTCTCTGGGCAAAAACGGGATGACTCCCCAGCGCCTCATACTGGCGGGGTTCTCCATTTCCATGCTGTTTGGTGCGTTCAGCACCTTTGTGGCGATCAAATTCAAAATCGGGCAGGCGCTCGATTACTGGACAGCCGGAGGTACTGCAAGTGCGAAATGGGATGAGCTTCTGTATATTTTGCCGCTGTTTGTGCTCGGTGTGGTCTGGAGTCTAGCCATTTCTCCTTCGATAACGATACTGAGCTTCGGCGATGAGCTGGCGGCAGGACTGGGGCTGCGCACACGTCTGGTCAAAATCTCCTCAACCCTGATCGTGCTGCTGCTGACCGGACTCTCAGTAATTGTTGTGGGTCCTGTCGGGTTCGTCGGGCTGATCGTACCGCATATTGTGCGTTACATGGTCGGGGTCGATTATCGGTATATCATCCCGGCGTCGGCGCTCTATGGGGCGGTCATTCTGGTGGCTGCCGATATTGTGGGACGATTGATCAACCGGCCGCATGAGACTCCGCTGGGCATTATTTTTGCGGTCATAGGGGTTCCTTATTTCCTCTATCTGGTCCGCAAGCAAAGGAGGGAGTTCATGTGAACCGGACCTTTGTAAACCGTCTCATGACGGTGAAGTCGCTTGGCATCATCGCTGTGCTGACTGTACTGTTGATTGCGGTGGCGGTCATCAGCATGAATGTGGGCAAAATGAATCTGTCACCGGCAGAGGTCTTCCGTGTGGTTACTGGAGGGGGGACAGCTAAGCAGAATCTTATTGTCTATGAGCTGCGCCTGCCGCGTATTGTGCTGGCTGTCCTGGTCGGGTTCGGGTTGTCGATTTCCGGCTGTATTATGCAGAGTCTGCTCAAAAACGAACTGGCCAGTCCGGGCTCCCTCGGGACAAGCTCTGGGGCCGGGTTGTTTGTACTATTCTACATTTCGAGTTTTGCGGGCAGTGGCGGGGTATCTCCGCTGCTGCTTCCGCTGCTTGCTTTTGTGGGCGGCCTGTCTTCGGCCATTCTGATCTTTCTGGTAGCTTACAGACGGGGAAGGGAAATTTCGCCTACCAATCTCATCCTGACGGGTGTTGCCATGAGCAGCGGGTATGGAGCCTTGTCCCTGATGCTCACGCTTAAGCTGGAAGAGAAGAAATATGACTTCGCACTGCGTTGGCAGGCCGGCAATCTGTGGGGGGATGAGTGGAAATATATTATGGTGCTGCTGCCCTGGGTCGTGCTTATCGGGTTGTATGTGTTCTATAAGTCGCGTACGCTCAATACGTTGAATCTGGGGAACCAGACGGCTTCCGGGCTTGGCGTAGCCATCAAACGTGAGTTCCTCGGGCTGGCTCTGGCGGCGGTTGCGCTGGCTTCAGGCAGTGTGGCGCTTGGCGGCAATTTCTTCTTCGTAGGGATGATTAGTCCGCATATTGCCCGCAGGCTGGTCGGATCGAACCATAAGCTGCTGCTGCCTGCCACGGCGCTGGTAGGGGCATTGATTATTGTGGTGGCCGATACGCTCACCCGGTCGATCAGCTTCGGGGCCGATGTGCCTACAGGCATTGTGATTACCATATTGGTGACGCCTTACTTCCTCTATCTTTTGTCAAAAACCAACTAAAAACGGTGACGTTATGCGGGAGCATAACGCAGACCAAGCGTCCGGCTGTGAGCCGGACGCTTGGTCGTGCGCAGAGGGAGTGGTGGGAGTGAGGAAATGTGAGAAGCTAGAGGGTGTGAGTGAGACTGTAGAGTAGACTAGGCGTGTCGGGTGAGTGAATAGGTGGATGCGAGGTTTACTGCTTAGACCATCGCAGGATATGAGCCGCACAGATTTACCTTCTGGATCGCCCTATCATCAGTTCAGCCACCGATTTAAGTGCGATAAAGCATCTAAATTGTGGATTTTTTCCGTTTTCGAGTAAATAAGTGCGAAAGCGCATCTAATTTCTCGGAAAGCTCTAGTGCACCACTCTACATCCTTCATGCTGTGGTTTCACAGCCTTTCCTGTGGATTGCCAAGCGTCCTCATGTGTTACCAGAAACGAAGCTTATGCTCGGCTGGCGTACGCGGTTTGCCTTTGGGTACTTTGGCGGTGTATCCCATGTGCAGAATCGCTACGATCTTCTCGCTGGGCTTCAGGCCCATCCCGGCACAGAAATCAACATTGTCCAGAATATCTGACGATGACCAGGTCATGCCGATGCCTTCTTCCCAGGCGGCCAGCTGGAAATTCTGCAATGTGCTGCACATGGCCCCAAACTCGGCGCTCCACTCCAGGGGCGGCCGCTCTCTGTCCAGCACTGCCACAAGATTGAAGGGAATAGAATAGGTTCTTTTCCAGAAAATATTCTTCACCTTGCCGGGCATCAGCTTATAGGTAAGCATATCCTTGATGGATGCCATCATCAGGTCGGTCATCCGGCTGCGTTCCTCATGACTGCCGGCCTCGATAAACCGCCAGCCTTGACGCAGACTGGCTTCCGGCAGACTGTCACGCAGCAAACGCTGCACTACAGCGGCCTCGACGGGCTGCTCCGTGAAGCTGCGCACGGTTCTCCGCTCGCGGATGGTCCGGGCGGCTTGGGAAGAAGCTGCAGCTCTCCGGCTGCACTGTCCTATTCCAAGCACTGCTACAATCCGTTCACCGGCTGCCGTTCCCGCCCAGGCAGTGAAGCCCTCCGCATTCCAATCGAGTGAAGGCTCCGGGCGGATGCCAATGTCCTGCTCCTCTGCCAGCAGCTTCAGATTCTGGATCAGACACCAGACCGCAGCCTCATCCTCTTGCATAACCTTTGGCTTGTCGCTGATCTTGACGGTGACGATGAGGTAGGCAGGGGCAGGGGGCAGCCCCGCACCGTCCGGCGATTCTGCGCCTGGCTGTCCACTTCTCCATCTCGTCATTCCCTGCACGTACTCCTCCGTAGCAGCTCCGTCTACATAGACAAACTGCCAAGGCTCCCGAAGATGATGGTTAGGTGCCCACACGGCCACATTAAGGATAGATAACAGACTCTCTCTGGACACCGGCTGACCGGTGAAGACGGGAGTTGCCCGGCTTGCTGTCATAGTTTCGTTAATTTTGATAGGGATCTCCTCCACTTGTAATTATGACTATGCCAATCCCACCCGTGGCAGAATCAGCGGTCCGGCTACCTCGTCTGCAGATAAGCAATGCCCAGTCCGCCGGTCACAGGATTGCGATAGGTTTCACACTCCACGTCGAAGACTTCCCCGATTAGTTGTTTGGTCAGGATTTCTTCCGGCTTACCACTAGCCACAACCCGGCCCTTGTTCATGATATACAGATAGTCGCAATATTCCGCCGCGAGCGCCAGATCATGGAGGGCGGCAAGAATGCCGATGTCCAGTTTTTTGACAATATTCAGAATTTGCAGCTGGTATTTGATGTCCAAATGGTTAGTAGGCTCATCCAGAATCATAAACTCCGGCTGCTGCGCCAGCACCCGGGCCAGGATTACACGTTGCTTCTCGCCGCCGGATAATGAATTATAACTGCGGGCCGCATAGGCTTCCAGATTGACCTTGCCCAGGGCGGCATCCACGATGCTGTAGTCGGCCTGTGAGTCGGTTTCCAGCAGTCCCTTATGCGGGGTTCTGCCCATCATCACCATTTCACGTACCGTGAAGTCAAAGCTAAGCTCATTAAATTGGCCGACGACTCCCAGCTTTTGGGCAACTTTTTTGGGACTGGATTTGATTACGTCCAGCTCGGACAGGAACACGTCACCCTGGCGTGGTTTAATCACTTTATAGATGCTTTTGAGCAGCGTGGACTTGCCGCAGCCGTTAGGTCCGATCAGGCCGACGAATTGTTTCTTTTTAACCTGAACTGATACATCCTTCACAATATCGATATTTGAAAAAGAAACAGATAGATGTTCGACGTTAAGCTCCATTTTATTTGCCTCCAAACGCGTAGCCTTTTTTGACCAGCATGTACATGAACATGGGTGCGCCAATCAGAGCTGTAATGATGCCGATCGGCAGCTCTACGCTGGGCACGATGGTGCGGGCGATCACATCGGTCCAGATCAGGAAGAGCGCACCGAACAAGACGGATGCGGGCAGCAGCCTGCGATGGTCGGAGCCGACGAGTCCTCTTACCAGATGGGGGATAATCAGTCCGACGAAGCCGATCATGCCGCAACTGGCCACCATCACACCGGTAATCAGTGCGGTAACGAGCATATAGAGCCGTCGGTATAGACCGAGTTGAATCCCCAGGGTAACCGCGGCTTCGTCACCAAGCAGCATGGTGTTTAATACCCGGGATTGCAGCAGGAAATAGAAACAGGCAAGCAGCACAACAACCGCAATCAGCGGCAGCTTATTCCAGCTGGATGCGGCCAGGCTGCCCATCGACCAGAAGGTTACAGTCTTGATGCCTTCCGCATTATTGGCGAAATACACAATGAAATTGGCAAAAGCGGTACAGAGCGCATTAATGACCATCCCTGCGAGCACCAGCTTGACGGAGGTCATTCTGCCGCCCACACCGGCAAGGACAAGCACCAGCAGCGAAGCGCCCAGCGCGCCAGCAAAAGCCCAGAAGGCCACGCCCGTCTGGCCCAGCAGGCCCATCGAGCCAAAGCCGATCAGGATAGCGAAGGTTGCCCCAAGCGTTGCGCCTGATGAAATACCGAGGATATAGGGATCAGCCAGCGGATTCTGCACCGCAGCCTGCATAATCGTTCCGCACAGCGTAAGCCCAGCGCCGATAAACATGGCCATCAGCACGCGCGGGAAACGGATTTTCCAGATAATATCGACGAACGAGCCGGAGGTAAGGTCCTGGACATCTCCAATGGTTATGCCTGTGATCTGATGAAGCAGAATCCGGTAGGACTGAGTTAAGGGGATCTCGACCTGTCCGAATGAAACGGCTGCGCCAACCGAGAACAAGACAAGGATCAGCAGCACTCCTATAACAGCAGTGAAGCCGAAGCGGCTATGGATCACGGATTCTTTTGGCGGGGCAAGCTCGAGTTTGTTCGTCTGCATGAGTATGAATGATCTCCTTTTTAAAAATAGTAAGAAAGTATAAGTTCCACCTGCTCCTGTATCCTTCTATTTCTCGCAGAAACGGTTGTCGTCCCTAAAAGGACAGCGAAGCCGTTTCTACTTGGCAGGTATGTATGTAATGTATAAAATATAAATGAAAATTATTATCATTGCAATGATAATAATTCTCATTGACAATTTATTTAAAATTCTATATTCTACGATAGTATCTTGCTTAGACAACGACAAAAGCTGGGCCGGATAGGACAAACCGATGATTATAGACGAAAAGGGGCAAATAGGAATGATCAAGTATCTCAAAAGAAGTATGCCATTGTTAGCGGTTCTGCTGATGGCAGTCATTATGGCTGGTTGTGCTGCAAATACACAAAATTCGAATACGGCTGCAAGTCCGGAGCCGGCAGGCAATAGCAATAACACCGGTACAGAGAAAGCTGCCACGAGCAGTAAGACGGTATATCCGCTGACGATTGAGAACTTCAGCATTACCGGGGAAGGCGCCACGCCAACGGCCCATCCGCAAACCTTCGACAAAGCTCCTGAGAAGGTCGTAGCGAATACCCAAGGCGCGGCTGAACTGCTGATTAAGCTGGGATTGACCGACAAAATGGTAGGCGTTGCTGCGCTCTATGGCGGCGGAGATCCGGCTGTGGCCGAAGAATTCAAGAAGATTCCCGTTATTTCCAAGGAATATGCCAGTAAAGAGCTGGTGGTGGGGGCAGGTCCCGATCTTGTGATGGGCCGCAGTGACCTGTATGCTGACGCAGACTGGGGTGTGGGAACAACCACTGGCTTAAATGAGCTGGGAATTAAGACGTTTGTGCAGAATACAAGTGTCAAAGGAGCTACCGTTCAGAGCCTGTACACCGACATTGAGCAGCTTGGACAAATCTTCGATGTGCAGGAGAAAGCCGCAGCCTACATAGAGGAATTAAAAGCACGTGCGCAGGCTCTTAAAGACAGCACGGCAGCCAGCGGCGAGAGAACCTTCGCCTATATTTCGGATGGCGGGAAAGGGGCTATCGCCATTTACAGCGGCAACATCGATACCTTTGCAGGTGATGTGCTGAGTCTGCTCGGTCTGAAGAACAGCTTCGGTGATGTGACCGGCGAGATCAGCAAGGAGCAGCTGATTGCTACCAACCCGGATGTGCTGCTGCTCTCCCATTACACCGGAGGGACGGACCCGGAGCAGAGCCTGAAGAGCTTCTACGCCGACTCTTCGCTGCAGAGTCTGAATGCCATTAAGAACAAGGCGATCTATGTGATCGACTTCAACCAGTTCTGGGGCTACAGCTATTCAATACTGGATGGGGCGGAGAAGCTGGTTTCTGAGCTGGTGGCGAAACCTTAAGCATGGGGATTCACGAATAGACATGTGGAAACGGCAGAGATGCCGTTTTTTTGTGAATATATTTATAGGTTCATGCTATCAATCAATCAATCAATCAATCAATCAATCAATCAATCCTTCTATTTCTCGCAGAAACGGATGCCGCCTCTTGCAGAGGACGGCGAAGCCGTTTCTGTTTGCGTGGAGGAAACGAAAAGCCCTCAGCCACCTGCTAACTGTATTGTGTACATTTATTTCAGGCGAAAATGGGCCAAAAACGATTTTAACTGTATTCGGTACAATTAAATTTGGCCAAAACGCTGCTGAATGGCTAAATAGGGAGAAATAAATGTACGAGATACAGTTAACTCTTCCTAACCTGTCTAAATCGCTAATATAGCTGTACCAAATACAGTTACATTTCTGTTGATGGGAATTATGTCCTACTATTGCTGAGTTATTGATGGAGCCGCTGGGTGTGGCTTCCAGGTGCTAGGTGCTAGGTGCTAGGTGCTAGGTGCTGGAGGCTAGATGCTAAGTGCTAAGTGCTAAGTGCTAGGTGCTAGGTGTTCGAAGCTAGATGCTAGCTGCTGGCTGTGATCTGCGTTGGCCCTAATTAGGCGTGTCTGCGGTAGGGTGTGATCCGGCTGCCCAAGGTAAGTCCAAGCCACACGAGGCTGAGCACGAGCGGGAGCACCAAGGCAGTGCTTTTGAGAATGGTGACTGGACCCGCCAATCCGGCGTCCCAGAAGCGGTAGAGGGCATAAGCTCCATAAGGAATCTCAATGAACAAGGCTGTGGCCACACCAGCGGAATAACTGCGAAGCGCCAGTGAGATGCCGAGATGCTTCACCCCATCACCGAGCATTACAGCTACGATGCCGATGAACAGCAGATTCAACTGGCCGTCTGTCTGAAAGCGTTCTGCCGTCAAGGCAGCCACAACCGTGAGTACTAGTCCCAGCAGCAGGACCGCCACTGTGAATTGGATGGTGATATTCTTGTCAGGGTTCAGCAAGCGGTTCTCAAAGGTAATCCGCGGATTCTCTTTGGCCTTGCGCAGCCAACGCTCCATGGTTCCAATCTCTTCACCGTCATGAATGAAAAAGGCAACCGGCAGCAGCCAAATCAAGGCCTCCAGTCGTACAAGCCCATCAATATAAGATAACATGCATATAGTTCTCCTCTCATTTCAGGAAGCAGCAGACTAGTTGCTGATGTTATTAATTGAGCACTCACTCAACATTTAGTTAAAAAACAACTGTCCTCATAAAATCACCAGTTATGGCTGAGCACAGTCTTATTGCGCTGAAGCATCTATGCTGCTGTTCTCCAGACCTTGCAGAAGCAGCCTTGCCAGTTGTCTGACATAACTTTCGTCCTTAAATCCAAGCGTTTCTGCTCCAAAACGAGCATTCATCATGTAATACACCAGTAGAGAGGAGTGCAGAGTTGTTAGAGCTACCCGAAAGGCGGCTTCATTCCACGTTCGTTCTGCCATGGCAGGCTTGAACCATTGCGCGCCCGTTATCCCTATGCGTTCGATCAGCTGTCTTACCTCCTGGGAGACCGCTTCATCGCGGACCAGCTCCGGCGACCAGATCAGCATGAGATAATCGATATTCTCCTGCAGGAAGTGCAGGTAGTTCAGTCCATACTCGACCAGAGTCTCTTCCAGTGACAACCCCATGCTCTGAGCCGCTCCGGCATCTGCCTGCAATTGCTGCAAGAAGGTGAATTGTCTGACGATTTCCAGCAGTAGCTTGCGTTTATCCCCGAAATAGTAGAAGATCAGCCCTTCGGCAACGCCGCTTTCAGCCGCAATTTCTTTGGTGGAAGCTGCATGGAACCCTTTTTGTGAGAAAATCTTCAATGCGCCAGCAAGAATCTGCCGCTTCTTAATGTCCTTGGTCTCTTGTCTTGACAAACGATTGTATGCCTCCTTCATCTTAAAATAACCCCTATCAATTATTGAGTATACACTCAAATTATAGCTGCTGGCAGATTATTGTCAAGGTGTTTGCTATCCGCTTCGCCGAACAATTATAGTAATAGTAGTTACATATATATCTATCGTATATTCAGAGAGAGAACCCAAGGAGGATGAAGATGACAGAACGGATTGAGTGTCAAACACCGGGCTGCAGCGCGACGATTCTGCCGGCAACCGCTGCCAAAACAGGCGGGTACTGTATGCCCTGCCATCAGGAGCAGCAGCGCGAGGAGCAGCGGATTTTTATTGAGCAAAACCGCAAGGAAGTGGATTTATATGAAGAGATTACCGACCCTGTAGAGGTGCTTCGCATTATGCATACTTCCCGCAGGTACGATCCGCTGATTGAATATGTTCCCTATCCTCTGAACCGTGAGCAGCTGTATACAGCGTTATCCTTGGAAGAGGCCGAGCGCATGCAGGCTTATGCGCTGGAGCTGCTGGAAGCAGGGGATGAGGATACTGCCACCGAAATTCTTGCCTCACTGGTATGCTACTCCGGCAAACTGCTGGACAACTGCTGGCTGGAGCTTATGGAGCAGAATGTCTACAATCCGGCTATTCTGTTCAAGGATGCTCCACCTTCTATTCGCAATCTGCTGCTGGAGAAGGTGGAGATTCACAGCGGCAACCGTAATCCCCTGCTGCTGGCCTTGGCCTGGATCGGTGACGAGGCCGTAGTTCAGCAGTTCCTGGAATGGCGGCGAGCAGCACCGGAATGGGCGCAAGAGCTGTATGTCACGCCAGAGCGCTATGCACAGGAAGCCGGGTGGGAGCTTACCGCAGCAGGCGAACGGAGAGATCTGTTTGCCCGGAAGAATTATGCCATGGAGCGGATGGATGCGCCACTGGAGGCCGGGGATCAAGCATCTGAAGCTTTTGTGACGGTAAGCCATCAGCAGTGCCCCTGGTGCGGTGGCCAGCTGACTACACTGGTTGAACTGCAGAAGGGCCACCCGGCCCTGAAGGAAATAGCTTGGGATGGGGAGCGGCTGGCCGTCGATACCTGTGTGATCTGCGGAAGCTACAGTGTCATTTATATGGAGGTTGATCCTGCAGGAACGCCCTTTTGGAGCAAGCATAACCAGCGGCCGGACTATCTGCCGGATATTAATTTGGACGACTATGGCCAGGACTATCTGGCGGCCGGTCCTTTGCTCAGTACAGCGGAAAGCCCACGCAACACTTATCATTCGGCGGTGTGGGGGATTGATCCGATCGTTTCACAAATCGGGGGACATCCGTCCTGGGTTCAGGATGCTGAGTATCCGGTATGTCCTTGCTGCTCACACACCATGTCCTTCATTGCTCAACTGGACTGGGGTCAACTGGAGGAATACGGTGAAGGTATTTATTATATGTTCAGCTGTGCGAAGGACCGGATCACGGCCACGCTGTATCAGCAATCCTAAAGGCAGCAAAATTACCTATCTAACCATAGGCCATACCTCTCTCAGAGGACGGCGATGCCGTTTCTACTTGATGAGACAGTTTTCTGGTCTCCCAGATTATGTTATGATTTGCAGGAATATAGATTAATATAATTATTTATTAATTAATAAATATATTAACTATTGGCAAAATTAAAATAATAAGGGGTGTTCGGAAGTGTACAAACATCATCAAGCCGCCATTGATTCCATTACCGTGAAGCTGAAGGCCAGGGAGGAGGTCCTCGGTGTGATCATCGGGGGTTCAATCGCTCATGGTTACGCCAATGAGGCTTCGGATCTTGACATAATGCTGGTGCTGTCGGAGGAAGCCTATGAGCGGGCGCATGCGGAGATGGATCTTGGTTTTTTTGAGACTGAGTCGTGTTCCTATGAAGGCGGCTATGTAGATGGAAAAAGCATAAGTATAGACTACATACATAAGGTTGCGGAATATGGCAGTGAACCAGCCAGATTTGCCTTCAAGGACGCGTTCCTGTCCTACTCAAAGGTAGAAGGGCTGGACAAGCTGATCCTGAAGGCGGCCAGCTATCCTGTAGAGAAGAAATTAAGCAACCTGAACCAATTCTACGCCCAATTCGAGACCTGGAAATGGTATTACTATGAAGGCTTGAAAAGGGATAATCGGTTGCTGGTGGATTACAGCCTGACGAATTATGTTTTTTTTGCCGGAAGATTGATCTTGGCCTATAACGAAAGGCTGTTCCCCTCGTATAAATGGTTTCTGAAAGAACTGGAGCAAGTGGAGCACAAGCCTGATGGATTGATGCACCTGCTGGATCAGGTGATTGAGTTAAAAACTCCCGCTGCGGTTGAAGCGCTATACCATAATGTGATGGGCTTTAACGAGTGGAACAGCTCAGATAAACACTGGTCGATCCAATTTATGCTGGACAGCCAGTTAAACTGGCTGGATGGGGAAGTGCCTGTCTTAGATTTGTAGGCGGGGATATATGAGAAAGCACAGGTGGAACTGTGGGTTAAAGTGCGATATGTAATGTAACACAGATGTTCCAGCAAGCACGTCAGCGCCTGAA
This window encodes:
- a CDS encoding ABC transporter substrate-binding protein, with the protein product MKHARNQKLYILLSILFVMVIVVSGCGGGTQNTSSNTANQAQAAEPTAESTAKPAATSTPEPAETGTRIIKTAMGDLEVPVNPQRVVVNWYIGDVFTLGIKPVALNAWSQETMPFFDQFAGIPKIENWEAEDILTYDPDLIITYDPQDFEKLSKIAPVLVIPEGDVNTTERLAILGEATGHEAEAQAAIATFEQKLAEAKEQLGADIFKDKTFSIFEDWGRDSYGIYYETGSRGGTLLYEYLGLKKPEKMEQLVTSSGEGRGSLSYEVASEYFGDYVLWFLQEDKESEYAKTEIWNSIPAVQAGHIVEIPGEYSGLFYYSDVASMTAQLDYIIGRLLEQVK
- a CDS encoding FecCD family ABC transporter permease, with protein sequence MSTQREPTKKGMQNFAVFMMAGLVLLVLAVAASISFGAAQMNLKLAWGAVFQFDPALTEHQIIRTFRLPRTVADILVGCSLAVCGSVMQGTTRNPLADSGLIGISSGSTLAIALCMAYLPGRTYADTMLFSCLGAALATGITYYMASLGKNGMTPQRLILAGFSISMLFGAFSTFVAIKFKIGQALDYWTAGGTASAKWDELLYILPLFVLGVVWSLAISPSITILSFGDELAAGLGLRTRLVKISSTLIVLLLTGLSVIVVGPVGFVGLIVPHIVRYMVGVDYRYIIPASALYGAVILVAADIVGRLINRPHETPLGIIFAVIGVPYFLYLVRKQRREFM
- a CDS encoding FecCD family ABC transporter permease, translated to MTVKSLGIIAVLTVLLIAVAVISMNVGKMNLSPAEVFRVVTGGGTAKQNLIVYELRLPRIVLAVLVGFGLSISGCIMQSLLKNELASPGSLGTSSGAGLFVLFYISSFAGSGGVSPLLLPLLAFVGGLSSAILIFLVAYRRGREISPTNLILTGVAMSSGYGALSLMLTLKLEEKKYDFALRWQAGNLWGDEWKYIMVLLPWVVLIGLYVFYKSRTLNTLNLGNQTASGLGVAIKREFLGLALAAVALASGSVALGGNFFFVGMISPHIARRLVGSNHKLLLPATALVGALIIVVADTLTRSISFGADVPTGIVITILVTPYFLYLLSKTN
- a CDS encoding nitroreductase family protein, which gives rise to MTASRATPVFTGQPVSRESLLSILNVAVWAPNHHLREPWQFVYVDGAATEEYVQGMTRWRSGQPGAESPDGAGLPPAPAYLIVTVKISDKPKVMQEDEAAVWCLIQNLKLLAEEQDIGIRPEPSLDWNAEGFTAWAGTAAGERIVAVLGIGQCSRRAAASSQAARTIRERRTVRSFTEQPVEAAVVQRLLRDSLPEASLRQGWRFIEAGSHEERSRMTDLMMASIKDMLTYKLMPGKVKNIFWKRTYSIPFNLVAVLDRERPPLEWSAEFGAMCSTLQNFQLAAWEEGIGMTWSSSDILDNVDFCAGMGLKPSEKIVAILHMGYTAKVPKGKPRTPAEHKLRFW
- a CDS encoding ABC transporter ATP-binding protein translates to MELNVEHLSVSFSNIDIVKDVSVQVKKKQFVGLIGPNGCGKSTLLKSIYKVIKPRQGDVFLSELDVIKSSPKKVAQKLGVVGQFNELSFDFTVREMVMMGRTPHKGLLETDSQADYSIVDAALGKVNLEAYAARSYNSLSGGEKQRVILARVLAQQPEFMILDEPTNHLDIKYQLQILNIVKKLDIGILAALHDLALAAEYCDYLYIMNKGRVVASGKPEEILTKQLIGEVFDVECETYRNPVTGGLGIAYLQTR
- a CDS encoding FecCD family ABC transporter permease — its product is MQTNKLELAPPKESVIHSRFGFTAVIGVLLILVLFSVGAAVSFGQVEIPLTQSYRILLHQITGITIGDVQDLTSGSFVDIIWKIRFPRVLMAMFIGAGLTLCGTIMQAAVQNPLADPYILGISSGATLGATFAILIGFGSMGLLGQTGVAFWAFAGALGASLLVLVLAGVGGRMTSVKLVLAGMVINALCTAFANFIVYFANNAEGIKTVTFWSMGSLAASSWNKLPLIAVVVLLACFYFLLQSRVLNTMLLGDEAAVTLGIQLGLYRRLYMLVTALITGVMVASCGMIGFVGLIIPHLVRGLVGSDHRRLLPASVLFGALFLIWTDVIARTIVPSVELPIGIITALIGAPMFMYMLVKKGYAFGGK
- a CDS encoding ABC transporter substrate-binding protein; this encodes MIKYLKRSMPLLAVLLMAVIMAGCAANTQNSNTAASPEPAGNSNNTGTEKAATSSKTVYPLTIENFSITGEGATPTAHPQTFDKAPEKVVANTQGAAELLIKLGLTDKMVGVAALYGGGDPAVAEEFKKIPVISKEYASKELVVGAGPDLVMGRSDLYADADWGVGTTTGLNELGIKTFVQNTSVKGATVQSLYTDIEQLGQIFDVQEKAAAYIEELKARAQALKDSTAASGERTFAYISDGGKGAIAIYSGNIDTFAGDVLSLLGLKNSFGDVTGEISKEQLIATNPDVLLLSHYTGGTDPEQSLKSFYADSSLQSLNAIKNKAIYVIDFNQFWGYSYSILDGAEKLVSELVAKP
- a CDS encoding HXXEE domain-containing protein, which encodes MLSYIDGLVRLEALIWLLPVAFFIHDGEEIGTMERWLRKAKENPRITFENRLLNPDKNITIQFTVAVLLLGLVLTVVAALTAERFQTDGQLNLLFIGIVAVMLGDGVKHLGISLALRSYSAGVATALFIEIPYGAYALYRFWDAGLAGPVTILKSTALVLPLVLSLVWLGLTLGSRITPYRRHA
- a CDS encoding TetR/AcrR family transcriptional regulator — encoded protein: MSRQETKDIKKRQILAGALKIFSQKGFHAASTKEIAAESGVAEGLIFYYFGDKRKLLLEIVRQFTFLQQLQADAGAAQSMGLSLEETLVEYGLNYLHFLQENIDYLMLIWSPELVRDEAVSQEVRQLIERIGITGAQWFKPAMAERTWNEAAFRVALTTLHSSLLVYYMMNARFGAETLGFKDESYVRQLARLLLQGLENSSIDASAQ